Proteins encoded within one genomic window of Bermanella sp. WJH001:
- a CDS encoding ion transporter: MNTNSLQQRFLALRSNKGFELFVVGVILFSAIVVGAKTYDLPPSVLTAVAWLDYFITVIFLIELLVRFVGEEQKRNFFKSGWNIFDTVIVIASLVPVDESEMAFIGRLLRIFRVLRMVSIIPELRVLLNSLLKALPQLGYVMLLMFIIFYIYAAIGATMFASINPELWGDISISLLTLFRVMTFEDWTDVMYETMTVYGFSWIYYLSFIFLTAFAFLNMVIGIVVSVIEKENAIEEAAHSTEPSMAQLHEEIQSLKAMISKLASDDTNKGQS, encoded by the coding sequence ATGAATACAAACAGTCTTCAGCAGCGTTTTTTAGCACTGCGCAGTAACAAAGGCTTTGAGTTATTTGTCGTGGGTGTGATCTTGTTTTCAGCCATTGTGGTGGGGGCAAAAACCTATGACCTACCACCTTCTGTCTTAACGGCGGTTGCTTGGCTTGACTACTTTATTACGGTGATTTTTTTAATCGAGCTGTTGGTTCGTTTTGTTGGTGAAGAACAAAAACGTAACTTCTTTAAAAGTGGCTGGAATATATTTGACACAGTGATTGTGATTGCCAGTTTAGTTCCGGTAGATGAAAGTGAAATGGCCTTTATTGGACGTTTACTGCGTATATTCCGTGTTCTACGTATGGTATCGATCATTCCTGAATTGCGAGTACTGCTTAACTCTTTGTTAAAAGCATTACCGCAATTAGGGTATGTGATGTTGCTGATGTTTATTATTTTTTACATATACGCGGCCATAGGTGCCACTATGTTTGCCTCTATTAATCCTGAATTATGGGGCGACATTTCAATTTCGTTGTTAACCCTGTTTAGGGTCATGACGTTTGAAGACTGGACCGATGTCATGTATGAAACCATGACGGTTTATGGCTTTAGCTGGATATATTATTTAAGTTTTATTTTCTTAACTGCATTTGCTTTCTTGAACATGGTCATTGGTATTGTGGTGAGTGTCATCGAGAAAGAAAACGCCATAGAAGAAGCCGCTCATTCTACTGAGCCGAGCATGGCGCAATTACATGAAGAAATTCAATCACTCAAAGCCATGATCTCAAAACTGGCCAGTGATGATACTAACAAAGGACAATCCTAA
- the trpE gene encoding anthranilate synthase component I, whose product MTPELYTQLTEQGFNRIPVFQEILADLDTPLSTYLKVAQGPYSYLLESVQGGEKWGRYSMIGMPCKRVLKVFAKKVQILEHDQIIEEHDVDDPLDFIANYQAQFKIAPVDGLPKFDGGLVGYFGYDVVRYVEKRLAESTPEDDIGNPDILLMQSEEVMVFDNLSGKLFFIVLANPADEQGLEKAKRRITIMRGQIRRAYQGQIGQPLIQPREVKEDDFVSGYGEQAFMDSVDKIKEYVLAGDIMQCVISQRLSVDFHGHPLNLYRALRTLNPSPYMYFMDCGDHHVVGSSPEILARFEDGNITVRPIAGTRYRGETPEQDLALEKELLSDPKEIAEHLMLIDLGRNDVGRVSNMGQVKVSDQMVVERYSHVMHIVSNVEGQAKPGITSMDVLKAAHPAGTLSGAPKIRAMEIIDEFEPVKRGVYGGAVGYLGWNGNMDTAIAIRTAVIKNKKIYVQAGAGVVADSVPRLEWKETMNKARAVFKAVAMAESGLDN is encoded by the coding sequence ATGACGCCAGAATTGTACACACAGTTAACTGAGCAAGGTTTCAATCGTATACCGGTTTTCCAAGAAATATTAGCGGACCTAGATACCCCGCTAAGTACTTACCTAAAAGTCGCTCAAGGCCCTTATTCATACTTGCTTGAATCCGTTCAAGGGGGTGAGAAGTGGGGTCGTTACAGCATGATCGGCATGCCCTGCAAACGGGTATTAAAAGTGTTTGCTAAAAAAGTGCAAATACTTGAGCACGATCAGATCATCGAAGAACACGATGTGGACGACCCACTGGACTTTATTGCCAACTATCAAGCTCAGTTTAAAATTGCACCCGTTGACGGGCTGCCAAAATTTGATGGGGGTTTGGTGGGTTATTTTGGTTATGACGTGGTGCGTTACGTTGAAAAACGTCTAGCCGAATCTACCCCAGAAGACGATATTGGCAACCCAGATATCTTGCTGATGCAATCTGAAGAAGTCATGGTGTTTGATAACCTAAGTGGTAAATTATTTTTTATCGTATTGGCGAACCCTGCTGATGAACAAGGCTTAGAGAAAGCCAAACGTCGTATTACCATTATGCGCGGACAAATCCGTCGCGCTTACCAAGGACAAATTGGCCAGCCATTAATACAGCCTCGGGAAGTTAAAGAAGACGACTTTGTTTCTGGTTATGGCGAACAAGCCTTTATGGACTCTGTGGATAAAATCAAAGAGTACGTGCTGGCGGGTGATATCATGCAATGCGTGATTAGCCAGCGTTTAAGTGTGGATTTTCATGGCCATCCGTTAAATTTATATCGCGCATTACGCACATTAAACCCAAGCCCATACATGTATTTTATGGATTGTGGCGATCATCATGTGGTGGGGTCTAGCCCAGAAATTTTAGCCCGTTTTGAAGATGGCAATATTACGGTACGCCCCATTGCCGGTACCCGTTATCGTGGTGAAACCCCTGAGCAAGATTTAGCGTTAGAAAAAGAGCTACTGAGCGATCCAAAAGAAATCGCCGAACATTTAATGTTAATTGATTTAGGTCGTAATGACGTGGGTCGTGTGAGCAACATGGGGCAAGTTAAAGTCAGCGATCAAATGGTGGTTGAGCGTTATTCCCATGTGATGCACATCGTGAGCAACGTTGAAGGCCAAGCCAAGCCAGGTATTACCTCAATGGATGTATTAAAAGCGGCTCATCCGGCTGGTACCTTAAGTGGTGCCCCTAAAATTCGTGCCATGGAAATCATTGACGAATTTGAACCGGTTAAACGCGGTGTTTACGGTGGAGCCGTGGGTTATTTAGGTTGGAACGGTAACATGGATACCGCCATTGCGATTCGCACCGCCGTTATTAAAAACAAAAAGATTTATGTGCAGGCCGGAGCCGGTGTGGTTGCCGATAGCGTGCCTCGCCTTGAATGGAAAGAAACAATGAACAAAGCACGGGCGGTATTTAAAGCCGTGGCCATGGCAGAATCGGGGTTGGATAACTAA